In the Helianthus annuus cultivar XRQ/B chromosome 11, HanXRQr2.0-SUNRISE, whole genome shotgun sequence genome, one interval contains:
- the LOC110944965 gene encoding uncharacterized abhydrolase domain-containing protein DDB_G0269086-like codes for MANNLNTVVQSIRHNNEVGSSDKPLVLLNELDYPEWKIRFERYIKAKDLKLWLCMTLRIGGQPARTLTITALYRAKQTEKGSNLGVAFVSDASQGDPANHNSFVVGSNSGIKIGGIPISFGRSLSSARPSEPTMNVPKIDPHSLKLIEENMALLASFMTTFNNFALGKLVEPSTLDEDLDQIDQDELEELDLQLSMALLVRSAKKFLQRTGKSFIGGNTKTRMGIDMTKVKCNNCGIYGHYARECQKPKSREGSNGQGSSTRSNNNSLALSNTTSTTSTTTTSDNLTPNANNAMIVQPLQTVNEPHDWGIVMEETATAIVSQAFFAESVEEGFGDLFEEANVEELTVVAEALSENLEMEKIIEAEENKRKENMEEERRKKEEKKVEKKDENDRFEFKIAAEEMQRLADKEMTKMKEGKAESSDQAFMTNIEVQSKSDDKRCPRCVDFVAKCDRYALHNSNLITDLEKSRELIVALLRADKEHRSQVLALKKDISEFERRLAQATIKNQDLKSELETCQNTVLEKKQLILDKDNLILDLQRKLEKFESSSDVMNFCINNLRLKDSEDEMFGVGYKKVPPPIYHNYTSTPTIDPEIADFVPTALLTVDPLSEEESESESESEQKSTSDVKTNEIDLSKIENLINSKILEALNQVQNVQKPKPKNKGKKNVKNISKTNFVKGESFNIEGETIEKGSNSEFVKQKAKGSNVASSSSNRHLAANCPNDNGKSRVDPKLDKPFVTKPQNEPKKNEKKSGKTQKGEKPKVVKLESKPVSKQKDKNQKQKDQDTDSSYDDSHRGSDRGSESSSAKRESRQKTPARRPNREQLKRAIYIWYIDSGCSKHMMGNKELLSNLKSICSGYVNFAGEKGGYITGEGFVSNGKITLHKVNIVEELKHNLLSVSQIYDNKYSIHFTDKAYFVL; via the exons ATGGCAAACAATTTGAACACTGTTGTTCAAAGTATTCGACACAACAACGAAGTCGGAAGCAGTGATAAACCTCTCGTATTGTTGAATGAGTTAGATTATCCGGAATGGAAGATACGATTTGAACGATACATCAAAGCGAAAGATTTAAAACTGTGGTTATGTATGACGTTACGAATTGGAGGACAACCTGCTCGAACTTTGACAATTACAG CTTTGTACCGTGCAAAGCAAACTGAAAAGGGAAGTAATTTAGGTGTTGCTTTCGTTTCAGATGCTTCTCAAGGGGATCCTGCAAACCATAATTCCTTTGTCGTTGGTAGCAATAGTGGAATTAAAATTGGTGGAATCCCTATATCTTTTGGAAGGTCATTGTCAAGTGCTAGGCCAAGTGAACCAACCATGAATGTTCCTAAAATCGACCCGCATAGTCTTAAGCTCATAGAAGAAAATATGGCACTTCTTGCCTCATTCATGACAACATTCAATAATTTTGCACTTGGTAAATTAGTTGAACCATCGACTCTCGATGAAGATCTTGATCAAATCGATCAAGATGAATTAGAAGAGCTTGATTTGCAACTAAGTATGGCGTTATTGGTAAGAAGTGCGAAGAAATTTCTTCAGCGAACGGGAAAGAGTTTCATTGGTGGTAACACAAAGACACGAATGGGAATTGACATGACCAAAGTAAAATGCAACAACTGTGGTATCTATGGTCATTATGCAAGAGAGTGTCAAAAACCGAAGAGTAGAGAAGGAAGTAATGGTCAAGGAAGCTCAACAAGATCCAACAACAACAGTCTAGCCCTATCCAATACAACTTCTACCACTTCAACAACAACCACATCTGATAACCTTACTCCTAATGCTAATAACGCTATGATTGTTCAACCCCTTCAAACTGTTAATGAGCCACACGATTGGGGGATTGTAATGGAAGAAACAGCTACTGCTATTGTTTCACAAGCGTTCTTTGCCGAGAGTGTTGAAGAAGGGTTTGGAGATTTGTTTGAAGAGGCGAATGTGGAAGAGTTGACTGTGGTGGCGGAAGCTCTAAGTGAGAATTTGGAAATGGAGAAAATCATTGAAGCTGAAGAAAACAAGAGAAAAGAGAACAtggaagaagaaagaagaaagaaagaagaaaagaaagttgaAAAGAAAGATGAAAATGATCGTTTTGAATTCAAGATTGCAGCCGAAGAAATGCAACGCTTGGCTGATAAAGAAATGACAAAGATGAAAGAAGGAAAAGCAGAAAGCTCGGATCAAGCTTTCATGACTAACATCGAGGTACAATCTAAATCTGATGATAAAAGATGTCCTAGATGCGTAGACTTTGTTGCTAAGTGTGACAGATACGCACTCCATAACAGTAATTTGATTACTGATCTGGAGAAATCTAGAGAGTTAATTGTCGCGCTTTTGAGGGCCGACAAAGAACATAGAAGTCAGGTGCTTGCCTTGAAAAAGGACatctctgaatttgagagacGACTTGCTCAAGCGACGATTAAGAATCAAGAtttaaaatctgaacttgaaacTTGTCAAAACACTGTTTTGGAAAAGAAACAATTAATTTTAGACAAAGATAACTTGATTCTTGATCTGCAGCGAAAACTTGAGAAGTTTGAAAGTTCATCAGATGTGATGAATTTTTGCATAAACAATCTTCGTCTCAAAGATTCAGAAGATGAGATGTTTGGTGTTGGTTACAAGAAGGTTCCACCTCCTATTTACCACAACTATACATCGACACCTACGATTGATCCTGAAATTGCAGATTTCGTTCCAACTGCTCTATTGACTGTTGATCCTTTGAGTGAGGAAGAATCTGAATCCGAATCGGAATCAGAACAAAAGAGCACGAGTGATGTTAAAACAAACGAAATTGATTTAAGCaaaattgaaaatttgataaACTCAAAGATTTTGGAAGCtttaaatcaagttcaaaatgtTCAAAAGCCGAAGCCTAAAAACAAAGGTAAAAAGAATGTTAAAAACATTTCAAAAACCAACTTTGTGAAAGGCGAAAGCTTTAACATAGAAGGTGAAACGATTGAAAAAGGCTCAAATTCTGAATTTGTGAAACAAAAGGCAAAAGGCTCAAACGTAGCATCCTCATCCTCAAATA GACACTTAGCTGCAAATTGTCCAAACGACAATGGAAAGAGTCGTGTTGATCCTAAACTTGATAAACCTTTTGTCACCAAACCACAAAATGAACctaaaaagaatgaaaagaaAAGTGGTAAAACTCAAAAAGGAGAAAAGCCTAAGGTTGTAAAGCTAGAAagcaaacctgtttctaaacaaaaggataaaaatcaaaaacaaaaggATCAGGATACCGATTCATCATATGATGATAGCCATCGTGGTTCAGATCGTGGATCGGAAAGTTCTTCAGCAAAACGTGAAAGTCGTCAGAAAACCCCTGCTCGACGACCAAATCGT GAACAGCTGAAGAGagctatctatatttggtatatcgatagtggtTGTTCCAAGCATATGATGGGGAACAAAGAATTGTTGTCAAATTTGAAATCTATTTGTAGTGGTTATGTTAACTTTGCGGGTGAAAAGGGTGGATATATCACGGGTGAAGGTTTTGTATCAAACGGCAAGATCACCTTGCACAAGGTGAACATTGTTGAAGAACTGAAGCACAACTTGTTGTCAGTTTCTCAGATCTATGATAACAAGTATTCAATTCATTTCACAGATAAGGCTTATTTTGTTCTATAG